The DNA sequence TGACGGCGCTGAAACAAAGCATCGAACAAGCCAAAGAACAAAAGAAACCGATGGTGAAAGCCACTGGCAAAGCCAAGAAAGCAGAAGTTGCCAAAGTCGAAGAGAAATCAACCAAAAGTCGAAAGCGCAAATCTGCATAAATTATGAACATTAACACCCTTCGACTCCGCTCAGGGTACTGTTTATTGTAAACCTGTAAATGAAGCGCCCTGAACGGATTCGAAGGGCGTACGAGTTATTTCCATCAGATTTAATTGAAACCTCAATCATGCATACTCTTTTGCTTGAATTAAATATAGAACAATACAAAAATGCGTGGGGTAATGATGGGTAAAATTCTTCAATTTCCGACCAAGTCGCCATCCAAGTTTGGTTTCCAGCGTGTCAAAAAAACAAAGAAGCCTGATCCGAAGAGAAAACCCGGTCAACTGAACTTATTTGCTAAACCGGATGCCCAGATTATTGCTTTACCCTTGTCTTTGAGTCCTTTTGAGGAAGCTTTGCTTTTGGATGAAAGGGATGAAGAAAAAGCAAAAAGTGCGTACAAGAAGGCTATTTCCAGCAGTGATTGTGTGGCCGATGCATATTGTAACCTGGGAATATTAGAATCGAAAAGTGGAGACACTTTCAAAGCATTTGATTGTTTCACGCATTCTTTGAAACATGATTCCCGGCATTTGGAATCCCATTATAACCTGGCGAATTTATATTTTGATTCCGGCGATCTAAGAATGGCCTGTCTTCATTATCAATTAGCTGGTGAGATCGAGCCTGGTTTCCCGAATGTTTATTTCAACCTTGGCTTGGTTCATGCTATGAATGATAATTTTACCGAAGCTGCCATCGCTTTGGACAAATACAAAGAATTAACATCCGATGAGGAAGGTAGCAAAGCGGACGAATTGCTAAAGAGTATCAAATTGACGATGACCGGCCAATAACCATACATTAGAAAAAATCCGTATACTATTTTACCCCGAATTTAATCCTCCTAAGAATCAAACAAACTGATCATAAAAATCTTCTAAAGAATCAATGGATATTTTTCCCATCTCATAATAAGTTGGTTCTGAAAATCTTTCATGGGATTCGACTATCGAATACCCTAGGGGGCTAATAAATTCGCATTCCCAAAGTCACTCTGTCGTACCCTGCCAAAATAGTAGCTTCTTCAACATAACCAATCAGACTTTTTGCAATTCCTTTACTTTGGTACTCCGGGTAAAACAGCAAGCCTGTAGAAATAGACATCCAGCTCTCATTTTATAAATAGAACGCAGCCGCCAATTCTTCTTTAACTTCCGCAACTTCTAATGGTATCTCTTTTGGCCTATGAACTGAATAAGAAAAGATGCTAATTATGCCGATAATATAATTTATTACATAAGCTTTTTCTAAACTTGAGTTTATAAAACAAATGAGTTTTTCAAAGTAGCAAAATGATATTCTCAAAATTTAAAAAAAAACAGGTCCAAATACAAAAAAATAGTAACAATGGATTAGTGAATAAAACTAATGGGGGAAATGGGTCTTCAAATAGTAATCTAAGCCAGGCCGACTATGATAGGGTCATTGATGCCACAGGAGAAATATTAAGAATATTTGGCGAGTATTCCTTTGATTTATATGAGATAGATTCAAAAGAAATAAACCAACTATTTCAGGATTGGTCACGACATATTCTTATCGGTGCACCAAAACCCAGTGGACAAATAATTGAAGATAAATCTTCAAGAATCAAACGGGATTGGCTCGGCATGCTTAAGTTTGTCTCTAAACATCGTCAAACCGAGAACAAATTTGTAAACCAAACTGTTGGTGATTTTAGAGACGTTATCTGGTCGTTTATTCATTCTTTTAGTTATGCAATCCATGAGGATCAAATTACAGACTCAGAATGTTTAGTTCAATTAGACCGGCTTAAATCAGTGTTGGAAAGAAATTCCATCCAAGAGATTAAACGGGAAACATATGCTGTCGTTGAAATATTAAATAAAAATATTGAAAATCGTAAACAGCGTCAAAATAAAGAAATTAAATCATTAGGTGAACAACTTATTTTGTTACGCGATCAACTAAATCGGGCAAAAGAAGAAAATTCATTTGATCCATTGACAAAACTATACAACAGAAAATCATTTGATGATCATTTATCTCGAACATTTGAATTGAATATGTTTTCCGGTGAAGAGGCCTGCATATTAATGGTAGATGTGGATCATTTTAAAAACATTAATGATACGTATGGACACCAGGCTGGGGACTCAGTTTTAAGACAACTAGCAGATTGTATCATCAGAGTTTTTCCTCGCAAAAGTGATTTTGTGGCTCGTTATGGTGGTGAAGAGTTTTGTATTATCTTGCGCCAAGAAAATCTAAACGCTTCAAAAATGCTTGCTAACAGATTACTAAAAGCAGTGAGAATACTTTGTTTTGAGCATGAAGATATTGAATTGAAGCTGACAGTTTCTATTGGTATTGCATGCTTACAACCCGGGGATTCAAAAGAGTACTGGCTTGAACGGTCAGACATGGCTCTCTACCAAGCTAAACAAAATGGCAGAGACAGAATAGAAATAGATGACCATGGTGTAACTTGAGCTTTTTGTTCTTGTTTTGGTAATACCTAATTTTCACAATAAAGCGTTCATAATTAAACTTATATTCGTATTATCCGTAATCTCTACAATTATTTGCCCAATTTAAAATGCAGTTTAATAAAAGTTTTTATGTTCTTTTCATTAATGGAACAGAAGTGCCAATCAAGGTGTTTTAAAGATTATCTTAAAATTATTTTCTCATTTTAAAGTTTAAAATTTGTAATGTTCTTTACTTTTTTATAACACCTCCAAGCTTACTGGCAAATATCAAGACTTATTCATAATTTTTAAAAACTTTCAGATATTGGAATCAATGTGTCATTAAATATTCCAAATTAGCGATGACCTTAAAAAAAACTATTTTTCAAATTCTTCCGTTGGTGCTGATTTTAACTGATCCAAATATTGTGTTACCCCAGGATGATTTTGGATTTCGTTTTGTTCGGGTCAAATATGATGATAACCAAAACAGGGGCGGCAGAGGTTGGGGGCGATATGGCCGGGGAGCATGGAGCACAGATTGGCCAACTTCAGATTATAACTTGCACGAAGCGATCGAGCGTACCACCGGCCTAACCTTAATGGGCGATCCTTTGGTGTTTACATTTCTGGATGAAGAGATTTTTGAGTACCCGGTGCTTTACCTTACCGAACCTGGCTTTTGGATGACCAATGAAGAAGAAGTTAAAAATATGCGAAAGTATTTCCTGCGCGGCGGCTTCTTAATCATCGATGATTTCCACGACTATGGCGGTTTTGGTTGGCAATGGTATAATATGTATAACAATATCAAGCAGGTGTTCCCTGATAAAGAACCTGTATTATTGCCCAACGATCATCCGATTTGGTCGATTTATTATGACATTGATCCTGTTGAGGCTGCATCAACCAAATGGGATTTTAGCAGATACGATGATGCCTATTTTGGTATCTTTGACGATGACGGACGTTTGATGATCGTGATTTGCTATAATCAGGATATTGGCG is a window from the candidate division KSB1 bacterium genome containing:
- a CDS encoding tetratricopeptide repeat protein, whose protein sequence is MMGKILQFPTKSPSKFGFQRVKKTKKPDPKRKPGQLNLFAKPDAQIIALPLSLSPFEEALLLDERDEEKAKSAYKKAISSSDCVADAYCNLGILESKSGDTFKAFDCFTHSLKHDSRHLESHYNLANLYFDSGDLRMACLHYQLAGEIEPGFPNVYFNLGLVHAMNDNFTEAAIALDKYKELTSDEEGSKADELLKSIKLTMTGQ
- a CDS encoding GNAT family N-acetyltransferase yields the protein MSISTGLLFYPEYQSKGIAKSLIGYVEEATILAGYDRVTLGMRIY
- a CDS encoding diguanylate cyclase, yielding MNKTNGGNGSSNSNLSQADYDRVIDATGEILRIFGEYSFDLYEIDSKEINQLFQDWSRHILIGAPKPSGQIIEDKSSRIKRDWLGMLKFVSKHRQTENKFVNQTVGDFRDVIWSFIHSFSYAIHEDQITDSECLVQLDRLKSVLERNSIQEIKRETYAVVEILNKNIENRKQRQNKEIKSLGEQLILLRDQLNRAKEENSFDPLTKLYNRKSFDDHLSRTFELNMFSGEEACILMVDVDHFKNINDTYGHQAGDSVLRQLADCIIRVFPRKSDFVARYGGEEFCIILRQENLNASKMLANRLLKAVRILCFEHEDIELKLTVSIGIACLQPGDSKEYWLERSDMALYQAKQNGRDRIEIDDHGVT
- a CDS encoding DUF4159 domain-containing protein, with translation MTLKKTIFQILPLVLILTDPNIVLPQDDFGFRFVRVKYDDNQNRGGRGWGRYGRGAWSTDWPTSDYNLHEAIERTTGLTLMGDPLVFTFLDEEIFEYPVLYLTEPGFWMTNEEEVKNMRKYFLRGGFLIIDDFHDYGGFGWQWYNMYNNIKQVFPDKEPVLLPNDHPIWSIYYDIDPVEAASTKWDFSRYDDAYFGIFDDDGRLMIVICYNQDIGDGWEHPFGRRILAEASTVSFQMAINFIMYALTH